In Crassostrea angulata isolate pt1a10 chromosome 6, ASM2561291v2, whole genome shotgun sequence, a genomic segment contains:
- the LOC128189994 gene encoding uncharacterized protein LOC128189994: MEQPLDLSQNSDSTKRNEYGMDVEEPICQYPNCSCPLKHITTLESPKHRQSPPGTEQYMPHSSGVETAYDGMNYDTGLGKRTYMDECTNSNFYHPKRRKIEMYKQRIARSTSENSLTAYDDPYATLSVDYQGYAPNGSIPYPSHDKNELFCKPKSIGASTTVMGHEMPMEGMYQPSSGEDEYRERSYSTSHIQRLPKKRQYAKQYPLNAPPQQMPARPSQGNGHMISQSQRYASQRSKPAPSATVTSEKDGKENNKETTVSSIKADMIREIDNCPDTDDVATFRKQLFENILKSAKQSREMKHSGKTGGGLVALDYLISKNVLHSEDKPFKTRNNHIQQIIRGEKPGKLCLLDIVELQVEIGLA, from the coding sequence ATGGAGCAGCCCCTCGATTTAAGTCAGAACAGCGACTCTACAAAACGAAACGAATACGGCATGGATGTTGAGGAACCAATATGTCAATATCCCAACTGTTCTTGTCCCTTGAAACACATCACCACCCTCGAGAGCCCAAAACACAGACAAAGTCCCCCCGGGACTGAACAGTACATGCCGCATTCCAGCGGCGTGGAAACGGCCTATGATGGAATGAACTATGACACTGGTCTCGGAAAAAGAACTTATATGGATGAATGTACAAATAGTAATTTCTATCACCCTAAGAGACGAAAAATAGAGATGTACAAGCAGAGGATAGCGCGGTCCACGTCCGAGAACAGTTTGACTGCGTACGACGATCCCTACGCGACGCTGAGCGTCGACTATCAGGGCTACGCTCCGAACGGAAGCATACCGTACCCTAGTCATGACAAAAATGAACTATTCTGCAAACCTAAATCAATTGGTGCATCGACCACGGTTATGGGGCATGAAATGCCGATGGAGGGGATGTATCAGCCCAGCAGCGGCGAGGACGAATATCGCGAGAGAAGCTACAGCACAAGTCACATTCAAAGATTACCAAAGAAGCGTCAGTACGCTAAGCAGTACCCCCTAAACGCTCCCCCTCAGCAAATGCCTGCACGTCCATCGCAAGGCAATGGTCACATGATATCTCAGTCTCAACGCTACGCATCTCAACGTAGCAAACCAGCGCCAAGCGCTACGGTGACCAGTGAGAAAGACGGGaaagaaaacaacaaagaaaCAACGGTTAGTTCAATAAAAGCGGACATGATACGGGAAATCGACAATTGCCCGGATACAGACGACGTTGCGACATTCCGGAAACAACTGTTTGAGAATATCCTAAAGAGTGCCAAACAATCGCGCGAGATGAAGCACAGCGGGAAAACCGGTGGCGGACTTGTGGCGTTGGATTACTTAATCTCCAAAAACGTGCTCCATAGCGAGGATAAACCATTCAAAACTAGGAACAACCATATCCAGCAGATTATACGCGGGGAGAAGCCAGGCAAGCTATGCTTGCTGGACATAGTCGAATTACAAGTGGAGATAGGTTTAGCCTAG